CATCGGTGCGTCCATCGGCGTGGCGGTGATTGTGTTCACCAACCTGATCCTGCTGCCGGTGGCGATTTCCTATGTGGGCATCAGCCCGCGCGCCATCGCCAAGAGCAAGAAAGACGCGAACCGCGAACACCCGTTCTGGCGCCTGCTGTCGAATTTCGCCAGCCCGAAAGTCGCGCCGGTTTCCATCGCGCTGGCGCTGGTGGCGTTTGGCGGCGGGCTCTGGTACAGCCAGAACCTCAAGATCGGCGACCTGGACCAGGGCGCGCCGGAGCTGCGCCCGGATTCGCGCTACAACAAGGACAACAACTTCATCATCAGCAACTATTCCACCAGCTCCGACGTGCTGGTGGTGATGGTCAAGACGAAAGCCGAAGGCTGCTCGCGCTATGAAGCCATGGCGCCGATCGACCAGTTGATGTGGAAAATGCAGAACACCGAGGGCGTGCAGTCGGCGATCTCGCTGGTGACCGTGTCCAAGCAGATGATCAAGGGCATGAACGAGGGCAACCTGAAATGGGAAACCCTGTCGCGCAACCCCGACGTGCTGAACAACTCCATTGCCCGCGCCGATGGCCTGTACAACAACAACTGCTCCCTGGCCCCGGTGCTGGTGTTCCTCAACGACCACAAGGCCGAGACCCTCGACCGTGCGGTGCATGCGGTGCAGGACTTCGCCAGGGAAAACAACAAGGAAGGCCTGGAATTTATCCTCGCCGCCGGTAACGCCGGGATCGAGGCGGCCACCAACGAGGTGATCAAGGAATCGGAGCTGATTATCCTGATCCTGGTGTACCTGTGCGTGGCCACCATGTGCATGATCACCTTCCGCTCGTGGGCGGCGACCCTGTGCATCGTGCTGCCCCTGGTGCTGACCTCGGTGCTGGGCAACGCGCTGATGGCGTTCATGGGCATCGGCGTCAAGGTCGCGACCTTGCCGGTGGTGGCGTTGGGCGTGGGCATCGGCGTGGACTACGGCATCTACATCTACAGCCGCCTTGAAAGCTTCCTGCGTGCGGGCTTGCCGTTGCAGGAAGCCTATTACCAGACGCTGAAGTCCACCGGTAAAGCCGTGCTGTTCACCGGCCTGTGCCTGGCCATCGGCGTGTGCACCTGGATCTTCTCTGCGATCAAGTTCCAGGCCGACATGGGCCTGATGCTCACCTTCATGCTGCTGTGGAACATGTTCGGTGCGCTATGGCTGCTGCCGGCGCTGGCGCGATTCCTGATCAAGCCCGAGAAGCTGGCGGGGCAGAAGGGTAATTCATTGTTTGCCCATTGAATGGAACGCTGTCACGGGCCTTGCCGGGCGCTGCTGCCCGGCAAGGCCTGGATTCAAGCGGTTGTCATGACCGCTTGGATGGCGTCGGGGCGATCTTCAGGAACACCGCGTCCAGGGGGGCTTCGATCAGCATGTAGATGATTTTGGTCACCGGGCTACTGCCGGGCTCCTTCAGGTTGTTCAAATATTCCTGCACGTGTTTTTTCAGCAGATCCTTCTGGGTGAATTTACGTTGGTCTCGTAGCTTCAAGTGCGCGCGGCTGTAGCCGGCCGGCGGTGTTTTGGCCGTTGGGTAGTGAAAGTGTGCGTACCACAGCACCTGCGGGGGTTTGGTGCGCTTGTCATACACCGCGTATTCGACGAAGAAATCCCCACTGAGGGTGGGCCGATCCGGGTCGGCGGCGCTGGTCAGGTTGATGTCGATTTCACCGTGCTCCCAGAGGTACGTGACGCTTTCCTGGGTCGGCCATTGCAGTTTGTAGGCTTTGCTGCACAGCTGTTGTCCCAGGCGCGTCAAGTCCCTGGCCTGGGCCCGGTACTCATCGATCAGGCCTTGCGCCGAGGGCTTGTCCGAATGGGCGCCGGCCAGCTCATCGGCGAGGGCGGTGAACTTTGCAGCGTGCTTGGTGAGCAGGGCATCCCAGTCGGCCGGGTTGACCTTTTGCCGCGTGGCGGGATCTTCGACTTTCTCACGCTGGGTGTTTATCTCGGCCTCAATGCCGCGGCGCTCGCTGATCAGTTCCTGGCCCTTGCTTCGAAGGGCCGCCAGTGACAACCCCGTCACGGCCGGTGGCGGCTCGGCTTCTTTCTCGGTCGTGTCGACCCAGCCATCCTCATGCTCTTCAAAGGCGGCAAGCACCTCACCGGTCAACGGGTCGGCTATTTGTATTTGTTCGTTGGGAACGCGTCCGCTGGCAGGTTTCACATCGCCAATGAAGTATTCTTTTTTGCGGGTCTTGAACAGCCGCTTTGTCGCTGCCTTGGGGCGCAGGGTTTTCGACACCGGCAGTTCTACCTCCAGTTCCTCCTGCTTGCGCACCACGGTTTCCAATTCGTTCTCGGCCAGGGCCTGGGCGTATTGCAGGCGTTCCAGAAGTCGCGTTGACGCCGCAGAGTCCACGCGTGTGGAATCAAGGCCCTTGAGGGCCTGGAACGTCGTTTCATAGCGCCGATACTTTTCGAGGAGTGACTCGTAGAGATCCCGTTGCTCGTTGAGCGGGTAGTCGTTGCTGCTGCGTACCTCGATATGGGAGAGCGAGGTTTGGTCGAGGTCGAGGTCTTGCAGCCGGTCTGCGTACAGGCGTTCCTGCGGCGAAAGGATAACCTGAGACATATCAATGCTCGCATGCGCCAGCGGCACCAGAGCGTAGAGTTTGAGGTTCGCGGAGAAAAACATCTGGGGCGCGCTGAACTTGTTCAGCCATTGATCACGTTTGGTTCGCCCGGCGGGTGAAAATTTCCCTAGCTGGTCGAGCAAGTCTTCCATCGAGGAGGTGGAGCGGGCCATGCGGTCCCATGTGTCAGCCCTCTCCAAGGATTTAGCGGTGTACTCTTCATAGTTGCTGCGGTCACCCAGGGCTGCTTCGATAATGGCCCTATGTACCATCTGGCGCATAGGTTCACCGGTTCTGGACACCTGGAGACCATTGAGCCACTCGCGTTCATATTCGTAGAGGCGAAGGGCATCCCCCAAGCTGCTCTCGAGTACCTCTTCCATTTTCTGAATGTGGGTGCCCGCACCTGCGACTTTGGTCAGTTCCTCGCCTAGCTTGAATTTCTCCTTGCGGGCGGCCAGCAACTTCGTGGCGCGCTCACTCAAGGTATCCAGCAGAATCCGATACTGGGTGGACCGTCGCTCATAATTCTGTATCTCAGTCTGGTGCCGCGAATCCAGCGCAGCTTTTTGCGCGGGGGTGGCCGCTTCCACGAGCTTCCACACTATCGTGAGTTTCCTGCGCTGCTCAGTAAGGTTCTGGCTGGCAATGGTCATTTGTTCGATGGATTGCTTGACCGGCGGTTCGAGCTCATCGCGGGTGAGAATATCGCTGGCTTGGACACGCGTGAGCAACTCTTGCATCTGCTCTCTGTTTTTCTGGCGCAGGTCGGCCAGTCGCTTCGGGCCACCGCCCAGCAGTTTCAAGCCCCGGTCCAGGCTCCAGTGGCCGCTGCCGTCGGTTTTGATCGGGATTCCCGGATGGTCGATTTTCACCGGGTGAATGATAAACACCTCGCCAAATCCCGGCACGATGCTGATCCGGAACAGTAGGCTGCCTACTGATGCATGCAGCTGCCCGTCGATGCGATACAGGCCTTTATAGGCGCCGATCTCGATGGGCGCCGGTACCGGGTTGGGCCACGGCACGTTATAGCCCAGCAGCTTCTCCAACAGGCGCGCCGAGGCGTTGTCGCCGGCCAGCGAGCGATCGAAGTCCAGCAAGGTCTTGCCCGACCCCGGAGGTTCGGACGGCAGGCCTACCGCGCCGCGCTCGATCACCGTAGTCGTCGCCGGCATCGGGTCGTGCGACGGGCGCCTGAACGGCAACTTGGCGAGCGCCGGTTCGGTATCGATGCTTTCAGTCGGTTGCCGCGCGGGTGGTTCGCCCAATGATTGGTGGTGCATCAGCAACATGCTGATGTTCATCAGCAAATCGATCCAGGCCAGTTCTCGGGCCGTCGGGTCTTTGCTTTCAAGCGCCGGCAGGTCGTGCTTGAGGCTTAGCACCAGCTGCAACAGCCAGCCCACGGCGGCTATCGGTCCGCGTACCGCCATCAACAGCGTGTTGAAGCCCAGTTGCAGGCCTTCGAGGAGCCGCGCCCAGCGGCTTTCATCATTGGACGTGGACGCATTGTCAGCCCGGTCCAGCAATTGCTGGGCATCGCACCCGAAGAGATAGTCCAGCAGCTTGCCGCTGTTTTGTGCGTTGCGTATTTCGATGCCGCTTACATCATCGGCGCCCGTCAGTGTGGCTGGCGTTGGCACTTGGGGCAGAGCGTCGAAGTCCGAGCCTGTGCCAAAGCGCAGGTAGCGTGGCTCTTTGAATCCTCCGTCGTTGTAAATCGATTGAACACTGTCTTTCAGCCAGGTCAGCACGCTGTCTTGCAGCGCGCCAGGGGTGGCGATGGCGGCCAGCAGGTCTGCGCGGCTGGCATATTCGTGCAGTGGGTCCGGATAGGCCGGGCGAAACAGCAGGTGTGGCCCGTGGTCCAGGTTCAGCGGCTCGATGATGAACATGTTCTGCACGACATCGGCGTCGGCCCCTGGTTTACGCAAGAGTGCCAGTGGTCGCATGACGATTTCGTCGCTGCCGACCCAGCGGTCTGCGCGGTCGGCATTGAGCACCGCGCTCACGCAGCGAAATCCACTGTGGGTCAGCCCGGCTTCGCCCTTGATTGCCAGTTCCAGCGCCTGGGTCTTCAGTTGCACAGGGCGCTGCTCACGGAACAGGCGCCGGCGTTTTTGCGCGACTGGGTTGTCGCCCTGCAGTTGCTGGCGAAGGTATTCAGGGTAGTTGTGGCCGACATTGACCCGTTGCACCAGTTGCAGGATGTAATCGGCGGTCAGCCAGTCTTCGAGCTCACGGTCACCGGTGTGGCCCAGTTCCAGGCGACCCTTGGGCGCGCCGGAAAGGTTTTTCAGCGCCAGCTCGACCAGGCTCATGTGCACCTGTTCGATGTAGCCTCCTTCCAGGGAGCCGACGGGAACATGGAACGTCAGCTTCAGGTCGGCGGCCTTGTAACCGCCAGCCAGCGCTTCCTCGCTGCAGCTGCGTTTGCCGTAGAGGTGCTCATTGCGGTCCAGGCACATTTGGTGTTCCAGATGGTTGGCCGCATAGGTCTCAATGGTATCCAGCGGGTCGAGGTCGTGATCGCCGAGGATCTGGCGCTTGATCACCGCTTGCTCAAGCAGGCATTGGTGGTAGGCAAAGCGATCTTGCGGGGTGGCTTGCTTTAGCCAGTCGGGCAAGGCGTCTTCGGTGACGGCACGGGACATGACCGGCACGTCGACCAAATCGCGCGCCGGATCCGTAAGGTCGGTGAAGACCTGCTCCAGCGCCGCCACACTCGAGTTGCCCGGCAAGGGCAGGGCGGCAAGATCCTCCAGGTGCTGGTTGAGGATCAACGCGGCTTGCACCTCGAAGATATCGCCATCGGGCTCGTATTGCCGCCAGGTGATTTTATCGGCGATGAACCGCTCGTTCATGCGCGTACCCCAGGCCAGGCCGAAGGCATCCAGGCTGGCGAAGGATTCAATCCGCCCCGCCAGCCCGCACAGCAGCACCTGTGTGCCACTGACCAACAGAATGTCGCTGGACTGCACGGTCAGGTCGCTGCCGGCGCGTTCCAGCCGCGTTTCCAGGGTATAGGCGTGGATCCGGTTGCCCGGCTCTGGTTGGCGGGCGCGGTTTTCCCGGTCGGGATAGCGGGTCAGCACGCTCAGCATCTGCAAGTGTTGGCTATCGGCGCCCACGTCTTGCACGGCCGCACGACGCATACGGCCCTGTAGCACCTGCGCCAGCCATCTCCAGCGGCTGTTGCCGGCGTTGCTCGATTGCCCCCAGTACGCGGCCAGGGCGTCCTGGAAACCGACGAAAATAATACGCGGCAGTTCCCCGATCAGTTGCGCGATCACCTGCAGGTCATAGTCGCGTGGCTGATCGGTGGTGTAGGTGAGCCGGGTACCGCTGGCGTCGCTGAGGTAGCAGTCCAGCCCGTCGCGTGCT
Above is a genomic segment from Pseudomonas sp. R5-89-07 containing:
- a CDS encoding dermonecrotic toxin domain-containing protein; the encoded protein is MPDPTQAPTANPIQQSVAAQFRTRPTLRSVTAKMLADNLREKYPPLTQPLDSLRLAQPRSGGGRALVPLLDIALDHLAEGSFPDLSARDGLDCYLSDASGTRLTYTTDQPRDYDLQVIAQLIGELPRIIFVGFQDALAAYWGQSSNAGNSRWRWLAQVLQGRMRRAAVQDVGADSQHLQMLSVLTRYPDRENRARQPEPGNRIHAYTLETRLERAGSDLTVQSSDILLVSGTQVLLCGLAGRIESFASLDAFGLAWGTRMNERFIADKITWRQYEPDGDIFEVQAALILNQHLEDLAALPLPGNSSVAALEQVFTDLTDPARDLVDVPVMSRAVTEDALPDWLKQATPQDRFAYHQCLLEQAVIKRQILGDHDLDPLDTIETYAANHLEHQMCLDRNEHLYGKRSCSEEALAGGYKAADLKLTFHVPVGSLEGGYIEQVHMSLVELALKNLSGAPKGRLELGHTGDRELEDWLTADYILQLVQRVNVGHNYPEYLRQQLQGDNPVAQKRRRLFREQRPVQLKTQALELAIKGEAGLTHSGFRCVSAVLNADRADRWVGSDEIVMRPLALLRKPGADADVVQNMFIIEPLNLDHGPHLLFRPAYPDPLHEYASRADLLAAIATPGALQDSVLTWLKDSVQSIYNDGGFKEPRYLRFGTGSDFDALPQVPTPATLTGADDVSGIEIRNAQNSGKLLDYLFGCDAQQLLDRADNASTSNDESRWARLLEGLQLGFNTLLMAVRGPIAAVGWLLQLVLSLKHDLPALESKDPTARELAWIDLLMNISMLLMHHQSLGEPPARQPTESIDTEPALAKLPFRRPSHDPMPATTTVIERGAVGLPSEPPGSGKTLLDFDRSLAGDNASARLLEKLLGYNVPWPNPVPAPIEIGAYKGLYRIDGQLHASVGSLLFRISIVPGFGEVFIIHPVKIDHPGIPIKTDGSGHWSLDRGLKLLGGGPKRLADLRQKNREQMQELLTRVQASDILTRDELEPPVKQSIEQMTIASQNLTEQRRKLTIVWKLVEAATPAQKAALDSRHQTEIQNYERRSTQYRILLDTLSERATKLLAARKEKFKLGEELTKVAGAGTHIQKMEEVLESSLGDALRLYEYEREWLNGLQVSRTGEPMRQMVHRAIIEAALGDRSNYEEYTAKSLERADTWDRMARSTSSMEDLLDQLGKFSPAGRTKRDQWLNKFSAPQMFFSANLKLYALVPLAHASIDMSQVILSPQERLYADRLQDLDLDQTSLSHIEVRSSNDYPLNEQRDLYESLLEKYRRYETTFQALKGLDSTRVDSAASTRLLERLQYAQALAENELETVVRKQEELEVELPVSKTLRPKAATKRLFKTRKKEYFIGDVKPASGRVPNEQIQIADPLTGEVLAAFEEHEDGWVDTTEKEAEPPPAVTGLSLAALRSKGQELISERRGIEAEINTQREKVEDPATRQKVNPADWDALLTKHAAKFTALADELAGAHSDKPSAQGLIDEYRAQARDLTRLGQQLCSKAYKLQWPTQESVTYLWEHGEIDINLTSAADPDRPTLSGDFFVEYAVYDKRTKPPQVLWYAHFHYPTAKTPPAGYSRAHLKLRDQRKFTQKDLLKKHVQEYLNNLKEPGSSPVTKIIYMLIEAPLDAVFLKIAPTPSKRS
- a CDS encoding RND family transporter, coding for MSSHHNDKATFLERLIFNNRPAVIVICLLVSIFLFWQATLIRPSTSFEKMIPLKHPFIEKMMEHRNDLANLGNTVRISVEARDGDIFTQAYMETLRQINDEVFYISGVDRSGLKSLWSPSVRWTEVTEEGFAGGEVIPQSYNGSPQSLDQLRNNVLKSGQVGRLVSNDFKSSIVDIPLLESYPDPQDQGKLLALDYRKFSHELEEKIRDKFEAQNPNVKIHIVGFAKKVGDLIDGLVMVVMFFGIAFVITLILLLWFTNCLRSTIAVLSTTLVAVVWQLGLMHFFGFGLDPYSMLVPFLIFAIGISHGVQKINGIALQSSEADNALTAARRTFRQLFLPGMIAILADAVGFITLLIIDIGVIRELAIGASIGVAVIVFTNLILLPVAISYVGISPRAIAKSKKDANREHPFWRLLSNFASPKVAPVSIALALVAFGGGLWYSQNLKIGDLDQGAPELRPDSRYNKDNNFIISNYSTSSDVLVVMVKTKAEGCSRYEAMAPIDQLMWKMQNTEGVQSAISLVTVSKQMIKGMNEGNLKWETLSRNPDVLNNSIARADGLYNNNCSLAPVLVFLNDHKAETLDRAVHAVQDFARENNKEGLEFILAAGNAGIEAATNEVIKESELIILILVYLCVATMCMITFRSWAATLCIVLPLVLTSVLGNALMAFMGIGVKVATLPVVALGVGIGVDYGIYIYSRLESFLRAGLPLQEAYYQTLKSTGKAVLFTGLCLAIGVCTWIFSAIKFQADMGLMLTFMLLWNMFGALWLLPALARFLIKPEKLAGQKGNSLFAH